From the genome of Triticum aestivum cultivar Chinese Spring chromosome 1A, IWGSC CS RefSeq v2.1, whole genome shotgun sequence:
GTTTGTTTCTTGTCGATATTAACAAAACATATAATAAAACTAAGCTTCATTATCTCTGTTAATTAATACTCCCttcatttctaaatatttgtctttctagacatttcaaatgaagcttgttgaaatgcctagaaagacaagtatttaggaacggagggagtacatccctTTCATCTCCCATAGTCCAACATAATCCAGGTACACTCCTAGCAGGCCCGGGCCAAGGCATGTGCAACCCGTTCGAACCACACAGGGCCCATGATTTGCAGGGGGTTTGAATTTCAGCCCATACGCTGGAGGCACCCGAGCAGAACCGCTCAGCCTGAAAAATAAATCTATATGGGATATTCCGGCGTTGCTTTTGAGATCGAACCGGCGACCTCACGCGAGCCTAAATAAACATCGACCACCTCAGCTACATTTTCTATGTGAAGCAAAATGGAATAAATGCTACTGGAATTATATAAGACTCCTTGTCCGCTCGTTCGTTTGTAAACCTTTAACTCCATAGTTAGCGTTCTTTTTAGTCTTTTCATGCAGAATGATGATTTGAGGCGTCATGAGAAACAGTTTAGCATACCATCTAAAGAAAGACACCTTAGCTTGGAAGGTATCCTGAAGTGTTTTCCCTTATTGCCTTTATATAGGTAGgttttaagacattttttgatggAAACGCCATGGGAAAAAATTAAGGCAAATTTTctaaaatatttcaaatataactTTGATGAAAAAAGGACTAAGAAATTGTACTCGATCATGGATGATGTTTTGATCATATGTTGCAGTGCATCTCTTTGCCGGACGTTCTTCTAATGGTAGGCCCACTTTTAGAGTTTGGCACAGGGCCCCTAAGTTTGCCGGCCCGACCCTGACTCCTAATACACATCTTGTGGTTGCTAAATTATGCTTTGTTAACCTTAATCATTGTATCAGCAACAAAAAGAGATAGCCATGAAAGCAAATAAACTGTTGAACAAATAATAAAACAGGCAAAAGATAGATTGTCATAATCCACCTCAACAACAAATGCAGACATCCCCACAAGAAAAAACACAAACGTGCTCAATCCTCCAATGCCGCCTTGCCTCTAGGTTTGGTGCAAAAACTTGTGTATATTACTTCTCTTTCCACTCATAACTAATAGAAACTTGTATTAACAACAAAGCATTCATCACCACTAGAGATTGTAATTGTTTGCCTGAGGCGAGGATGCATCAATGGGGAAGCGGATCAACTAGGAAAGAATTCCTGGAAAAAACTAGGAAGGAATCCAAGTGAAGTCATGCATGCAGAAAATTTGGCAATAGTTGTTTATTGTGTCACATAATCCGCCATTTATTAATTGTGTTTAGCATGCAATCAATTCTAAGTATAACTTAATAGTactaaaaatacaattatagtTATAATTATAGTTATACTAAGTGCAGTACAAAATATGTAAAACTTAACAACCGCTATGTCTTAACTACAAGCGAGCAAAAAACAAAATGGTGGGCACTCGCAGAGGAGGCCGGGAGAAACCACCGGAGAACTATGTAAAACTTAATGTTGATGCGGTCTTAATCATTCTCGAGAAGAATGACGCTTCAGGTGTGGTGCTTCATGATAATCATGGCAGGCAAGCAACTGCGTTGTAACCTACATCAACTCGGCTACCATGGTAGAGGCTATCGCCCTCTGAAATAGCCTGGTCCTTGCTGGACAGGTGGGGTGTAACACAATTCTATTGAATTCAAATTCCATGATGTTGCCGGCACGATGAAGAATGGAGGCAATTCAATTGGTGTTGCGTCTGCAATTTACGAAGAATGCTCCTTTCTATGTCAAGGTTTTGTGAATGTCAAATTCGATCATTGTCCTAGGGAAGCCAATCAAATTGCGCATATTTTAGCTTGTAATTCTAATGTTTCTCTTACTAACAGGCGGCAGCTAGCAGGAATCTTCCCTTTTTTATCTTAATGAAATCAGcaaccgatgtaacttttacaccTTATGAATAAAGTCACCATGATGGCTTTTCCCTTAAAAAGAAAGTGTCAACGCAAAACTTATTCACTTCAAAATTGTCACCATCCAGTCATTTAGAACATGACATTGTACTATCACTTATAACTACACGCCCTCCCATCCAAAATAaatgttgtggttttagttcaaactaaAACCACGGCATTTATGTTGAAAAGTTAAAAGCGTGCATTTTTAAGTTCCAAAAAGATTCCTTAATAAAAATGTGATgcactgaaaatgaaaatgaaatgtGGTGATCCATAATTTCAAATCGTGATGTGCCCTCGACCTGCAAATAAAAGCATTTTCCCATAAGAGTTTTCAAGATTTATTTTGTATTCCTGTGCCGTGTACATGCATACATTAGTGACTTTTTTGGGAGTTTTGTGAATCACGCGTTTTAAATTTTGAAAGTAAAAGAGTTACGGGATACTTAACCGGTTCTGCCGAATAAACTCATTTCATTATTCATTGCCTTTTCATTATCACTGTCATTTCCGCATGGAGGATTGTGATTACAGGTCACACTTATTATCAGAGCTCACACATTGCATCGACCAATCAGCTAGCCTAGTAGTAGTACTGGTCGGCGGAGAAGACGCTACACTCCTGGGGCTCGATCCGGCACGCGGTCGGCAGCCGCACCTTCGTCAACCTCACGCGACCGGCCTGCGGCTTCTGCTGCGCCCCCTCGCCGGAGAACCCTTCTCCCTGCTGCCGCTGCGGCCTCTTGTGACAGAGCACCTGTCCTTGCCGCTGGCCACCACGCCCGACGGTCACCCCGTGGTAGCCTcctccctgctgctgctgctggcttcCTCCTGTCTCACTGCCATACTGCCCCCCTTGTACCTCCTGCCGCTGCTCCGGCTCCGTGGACTCGCCGGAACATCCCTGCTCTTGTTGACGCTCCCCCGACGAGCCGTGGCGCCCTTCTCCCAGCGGCGGCATGGACTGCTCGTAGTCCCGCACCATGCCGCGGAGGGCGGCGCAGCGGCACTCGCGGCTGACGCTCTCGAGCTGCCGGCAGCACCGCTCCCTGGCGCCCCACTGCGCCTGAAACAACGGGACGCCGACGGCGCCCTCGCCGG
Proteins encoded in this window:
- the LOC542918 gene encoding 19 kDa globulin, with translation MGKFVFFAVFLAALVSVSAAQGVLEQSLTDAQCRGEVREKPLLACRQILEQQLTGRAGEGAVGVPLFQAQWGARERCCRQLESVSRECRCAALRGMVRDYEQSMPPLGEGRHGSSGERQQEQGCSGESTEPEQRQEVQGGQYGSETGGSQQQQQGGGYHGVTVGRGGQRQGQVLCHKRPQRQQGEGFSGEGAQQKPQAGRVRLTKVRLPTACRIEPQECSVFSADQYYY